From the Gallaecimonas mangrovi genome, one window contains:
- the atpA gene encoding F0F1 ATP synthase subunit alpha, whose amino-acid sequence MQLNSTEIAELIKNRIDQFDVVSEAHDEGTIVSVSDGIIRIHGLADVMQGEMIELPGNRYAIALNLERDSVGAVVMGPYADLAEGVTVKSTGRILQVPVGRGLLGRVVNTLGEPIDGKGPIDNDGFSPVEVIAPGVIDRQGVDQPLQTGYKAIDAMVPVGRGQRELIIGDRQVGKTALAVDAIINQKDSGVFSVYVAVGQKASTISNVVRKLEEHGALANTIVVVASASEAAALQYLAPYAGCAMGEYFRDRGEDALIVYDDLSKQAVAYRQISLLLRRPPGREAYPGDVFYLHSRLLERASRVNAEYVERFTKGEVKGKTGSLTALPIIETQAGDVSAFVPTNVISITDGQIFLTTSLFNSGIRPAADPGISVSRVGGAAQTKIIKKLSGGIRTALAQYRELAAFAQFASDLDDATRRQLDHGQKVTELLKQKQYAPMSIAEMGVSLFAAEKGYLDDVEVAKIVAFEDALLSYMRSEHAELLAKINEKGDYSDDIQSGLKAALDNFKATQSW is encoded by the coding sequence GTCAGTGAAGCGCATGACGAGGGCACCATTGTTTCCGTGTCCGACGGTATCATCCGTATTCACGGCCTCGCTGATGTCATGCAAGGCGAAATGATTGAATTGCCTGGTAACCGTTACGCCATCGCCCTTAACCTTGAGCGCGACTCTGTCGGCGCCGTGGTAATGGGCCCTTATGCCGATTTGGCTGAAGGCGTTACCGTTAAGTCTACCGGCCGTATTCTGCAAGTACCGGTAGGCCGCGGCCTGCTGGGCCGTGTGGTTAACACTCTGGGTGAGCCTATCGATGGCAAAGGTCCTATCGATAACGACGGCTTCTCCCCGGTTGAAGTGATCGCCCCTGGCGTTATCGACCGTCAAGGTGTAGACCAACCGCTGCAAACCGGCTACAAAGCTATCGACGCCATGGTGCCAGTAGGCCGTGGTCAGCGTGAGCTGATCATCGGTGACCGCCAAGTAGGTAAAACTGCTCTGGCTGTTGACGCCATCATCAACCAGAAAGATTCTGGCGTGTTCAGCGTTTACGTTGCGGTAGGCCAAAAAGCCTCCACCATTTCTAACGTGGTACGTAAACTCGAAGAACACGGCGCTCTGGCCAACACCATTGTGGTGGTTGCTTCTGCTTCTGAAGCGGCTGCCCTGCAATACCTGGCGCCTTACGCCGGTTGTGCCATGGGTGAATATTTCCGCGACCGCGGCGAAGATGCCTTGATCGTATACGATGACCTGTCCAAACAGGCCGTTGCTTACCGTCAAATCTCCTTGCTGCTGCGCCGTCCGCCGGGCCGTGAAGCCTACCCTGGTGACGTTTTCTATCTGCACTCTCGCCTGCTGGAACGTGCGTCTCGCGTTAACGCTGAGTACGTTGAGCGTTTCACCAAAGGTGAAGTGAAAGGGAAAACCGGTTCCTTGACCGCACTGCCGATCATCGAAACCCAGGCCGGCGACGTCTCCGCGTTCGTACCGACCAACGTGATTTCTATCACCGACGGTCAGATCTTCCTGACCACCAGCTTGTTCAACTCCGGTATTCGTCCGGCAGCTGACCCGGGTATCTCCGTATCCCGTGTAGGTGGTGCAGCACAGACCAAAATCATCAAGAAACTGTCCGGTGGTATCCGTACCGCGCTGGCTCAGTACCGTGAACTGGCGGCTTTCGCTCAGTTTGCCTCTGATCTTGATGACGCGACTCGCCGTCAGTTGGACCACGGTCAAAAAGTGACCGAGCTTTTGAAGCAAAAGCAGTATGCGCCTATGTCTATCGCAGAAATGGGTGTGTCACTGTTTGCGGCTGAAAAAGGCTATCTGGATGACGTTGAAGTCGCCAAGATTGTCGCCTTTGAAGACGCTCTGCTGTCCTACATGCGTAGCGAGCACGCTGAGCTTCTGGCCAAGATCAATGAGAAAGGCGATTACAGCGACGACATCCAGTCTGGCCTGAAGGCTGCTCTGGATAACTTCAAGGCTACCCAGTCTTGGTAA
- the atpG gene encoding F0F1 ATP synthase subunit gamma → MAGAKEIKGKIASVKSTQKITKAMEMVAASKMRRAQERMSHSRPYADAIRKVIGHIARGNLEYKHPYVDEREAKRVGYIVVSTDRGLCGGLNANLLKKVTADVKQWREKNIEVDFAVIGTKATAFFKRHGGNLVAQTSGLGDEPALADLIGSVQVMLKAFDEGRIDRLYLVYNEFVNTMKQDATIDQLLPLPKSEEEGIAHRWDYLYEGEPRDLLDTLCKRYVESQVYQGVVENLACEQAARMVAMKAATDNAGNLIDDLQLVFNKARQAAITQELSEIVGGAAAV, encoded by the coding sequence ATGGCCGGCGCTAAAGAAATTAAAGGCAAGATCGCCAGCGTCAAGAGTACACAAAAGATCACCAAAGCCATGGAAATGGTGGCGGCTTCAAAAATGCGTCGCGCCCAAGAGCGCATGTCGCATAGCCGCCCCTATGCCGATGCTATTCGTAAGGTGATTGGCCATATCGCTCGTGGCAACCTCGAGTATAAACATCCCTATGTGGATGAACGCGAGGCCAAACGAGTTGGCTACATTGTGGTCTCGACCGACCGCGGTCTTTGCGGTGGCCTGAACGCTAACCTGCTCAAGAAAGTCACTGCCGACGTCAAACAATGGCGTGAGAAAAATATCGAAGTGGATTTTGCCGTCATCGGCACCAAGGCCACTGCTTTTTTCAAACGTCATGGCGGCAACCTCGTAGCACAGACCTCTGGTCTGGGCGACGAGCCGGCACTGGCTGACCTGATAGGTTCCGTCCAGGTCATGTTGAAAGCATTTGATGAAGGTCGAATTGACCGTCTGTATCTGGTGTACAACGAGTTCGTTAACACCATGAAGCAAGACGCGACCATCGACCAATTGCTGCCTCTGCCCAAGTCCGAAGAAGAGGGAATTGCCCATCGTTGGGATTACCTCTACGAAGGTGAGCCTCGCGACCTGCTAGACACCCTGTGTAAGCGCTATGTGGAGTCTCAGGTGTATCAGGGCGTGGTAGAAAATCTCGCTTGCGAGCAGGCAGCGCGGATGGTGGCTATGAAAGCGGCTACCGATAACGCAGGCAACCTCATTGACGATCTGCAACTGGTGTTCAACAAGGCCCGTCAGGCTGCGATCACCCAGGAGCTCAGTGAGATTGTTGGCGGTGCGGCCGCTGTTTAA
- the glmU gene encoding bifunctional UDP-N-acetylglucosamine diphosphorylase/glucosamine-1-phosphate N-acetyltransferase GlmU: MDLHIVILAAGKGTRMRSSLPKVLHPVSHKPMVKHVIDAAEALGADGIHLVYGHGGELMRERLAAEPVSWALQAEQLGTGHAVAQAMADIPDSGLVLVLYGDVPLIRPETLTALLAERQQGGIALLTVTLRNPNGYGRILREHGQVVGIREQKDASKAELAITEVNTGILAAEAADLKRWLGSLSNNNAQGEYYLTDIIAMAHGEGKAITTAHPLDAMEVEGANNRVQLAALERAYQQRQAETLMLSGATLRDPARVDIRGEVSVGEDVLVDVNVIFEGKVVIGNNVQIDSGCVLKDCSVGDNSHIKANTLLDEATVGQNCTLGPFARLRPGAVMKDDSHVGNFVEMKKAVLGQGSKANHLTYLGDAEIGSGVNIGAGTITCNYDGVNKSQTVIGDGAFIGSNSALVAPVTIGRDATVGAGSTVAKDVPDQQLAVARAKQRNIEGWQRPVKKK, encoded by the coding sequence ATGGATCTGCACATTGTTATTCTTGCCGCCGGTAAAGGCACCCGCATGCGCTCAAGCCTGCCAAAGGTACTGCACCCGGTTTCCCACAAGCCCATGGTCAAGCATGTTATTGATGCCGCCGAGGCCTTGGGCGCTGACGGCATCCATTTAGTGTACGGCCATGGTGGCGAGTTAATGCGTGAGCGTTTGGCAGCGGAACCTGTTAGCTGGGCGCTGCAAGCCGAGCAGTTAGGGACCGGCCATGCGGTGGCGCAGGCCATGGCGGATATTCCCGATAGCGGCCTGGTATTGGTGCTTTATGGCGATGTGCCCCTTATTCGCCCCGAAACCCTAACCGCCTTGTTAGCCGAACGTCAGCAAGGCGGTATTGCGTTATTAACCGTGACCTTGCGTAACCCTAATGGTTATGGCCGTATTTTGCGTGAGCATGGCCAGGTGGTCGGCATTCGCGAACAAAAAGATGCCAGCAAGGCTGAGCTTGCCATCACTGAGGTTAATACCGGTATTCTGGCCGCCGAAGCGGCGGACCTTAAGCGTTGGCTTGGGAGTCTGTCCAATAACAATGCCCAGGGCGAGTATTACCTTACCGATATCATCGCCATGGCCCATGGTGAAGGCAAAGCCATTACCACCGCCCATCCCCTTGACGCCATGGAAGTCGAAGGCGCCAATAACCGCGTACAATTGGCGGCGCTGGAGCGTGCCTATCAGCAGCGTCAGGCCGAAACCCTGATGCTAAGTGGTGCTACCCTGCGTGACCCGGCGCGGGTCGATATTCGCGGTGAAGTCAGTGTGGGTGAAGACGTGCTGGTGGATGTGAATGTCATCTTTGAAGGTAAGGTGGTCATTGGCAACAACGTACAAATCGACAGTGGCTGCGTTTTAAAAGACTGTAGCGTCGGCGATAACAGCCATATCAAAGCCAATACCCTGCTTGATGAAGCGACCGTTGGCCAAAACTGTACCCTGGGGCCTTTTGCCAGGCTTCGCCCCGGCGCGGTAATGAAAGACGATAGCCATGTCGGTAACTTTGTGGAGATGAAAAAGGCGGTATTGGGCCAAGGCTCTAAAGCCAATCATCTCACCTACCTTGGCGATGCCGAGATTGGTAGTGGCGTCAATATTGGCGCTGGCACCATCACCTGTAATTATGATGGCGTCAATAAAAGCCAAACGGTTATTGGCGATGGTGCCTTTATTGGCTCCAACAGCGCCTTGGTGGCGCCGGTTACCATTGGCCGTGATGCCACTGTTGGCGCGGGCTCTACCGTTGCCAAAGACGTGCCGGACCAGCAATTAGCTGTCGCCCGAGCCAAGCAGCGCAATATTGAAGGCTGGCAGCGACCAGTGAAAAAGAAATAA
- a CDS encoding F0F1 ATP synthase subunit epsilon: MAAMTIQLDVVSAEKKIFSGLVESIQVTGEWGDLGVHYGHAPLLTHLKPGVLRMVKQFGDEELLYLSGGVLEVQPHGVTVLADTVLRGKDIDGQAAESARQDALNNITAQSRDFDYAEAMVELAQAAAKLRLLELLKKN; the protein is encoded by the coding sequence ATGGCAGCGATGACGATACAGTTGGATGTGGTGAGCGCCGAGAAGAAAATATTCTCTGGCCTCGTCGAGAGTATCCAGGTCACCGGTGAGTGGGGCGACTTGGGCGTGCATTATGGTCACGCCCCTTTGCTGACCCACCTCAAGCCCGGTGTACTGCGTATGGTCAAGCAGTTTGGTGACGAAGAATTGTTGTATCTGTCTGGCGGCGTACTTGAGGTGCAACCTCATGGCGTAACCGTGCTGGCCGATACAGTACTTCGTGGTAAAGACATCGATGGCCAAGCAGCCGAATCTGCTCGCCAAGATGCCCTTAACAACATCACTGCACAGAGCCGCGACTTCGACTATGCCGAAGCCATGGTGGAATTGGCCCAGGCCGCAGCCAAGCTGCGCCTGTTGGAGCTCTTGAAAAAGAATTGA
- a CDS encoding right-handed parallel beta-helix repeat-containing protein, with amino-acid sequence MHKGIDFIIALFVGSLSLPLWATTYSPSSSSELTTALSSINPGDTVNLQAGVTYIGNFTISRKGTSDQPIIITGPASAILDGDSLSSGYTLYLKNAQYIELSGFTINHGQKGLMLDNAKHNTFSGLTIKNTGMEGFHFRKYSQYNRLENSTIENTGKTKAKYGEGIYVGSANSNWCSYTSCKPDHSDNNVISGNHITNTTAEAIDIKEGTSNTTITDNTINGYGIAAVDSLIDVKGDSAIINNNNVYISTSNDNVENGITIHNVYGDWGQGNSAGGNSIDLSNASGANYAIKSYSGATDTTVCEDNTATGAQLTNIDTESCD; translated from the coding sequence ATGCATAAAGGCATTGATTTCATTATTGCTTTGTTCGTCGGATCGTTATCACTGCCGCTTTGGGCAACAACCTACAGCCCCAGCAGCTCCTCGGAACTCACCACTGCACTGAGCAGCATTAATCCCGGTGATACGGTGAACCTGCAGGCGGGTGTCACCTATATAGGCAACTTTACCATTAGCCGTAAAGGCACCAGTGACCAGCCCATTATTATTACCGGCCCAGCAAGTGCGATTCTTGATGGCGACAGCCTTTCTTCGGGCTACACCCTCTATTTAAAGAATGCTCAATATATTGAATTGTCAGGCTTTACCATTAACCACGGTCAAAAAGGGCTGATGTTAGACAATGCCAAGCACAACACCTTTAGCGGCTTAACCATTAAAAATACCGGCATGGAAGGGTTTCATTTTCGTAAGTATTCCCAATACAACCGTCTTGAAAACTCCACCATTGAAAATACCGGTAAAACGAAAGCCAAGTATGGCGAGGGGATCTATGTTGGCTCAGCCAACAGTAATTGGTGTAGCTACACCAGTTGTAAGCCCGACCACAGTGACAACAATGTGATTAGTGGTAATCACATCACCAATACCACTGCAGAAGCGATTGATATTAAGGAAGGAACTTCCAATACCACCATTACCGACAACACCATCAATGGTTACGGCATTGCTGCTGTCGACAGCCTGATAGATGTGAAAGGCGATAGCGCGATAATTAACAATAACAATGTGTATATCAGCACCAGCAATGACAACGTCGAAAACGGCATTACCATCCATAACGTTTATGGAGATTGGGGCCAAGGCAACAGTGCAGGGGGCAACAGTATTGACCTCAGTAATGCCAGCGGCGCGAATTACGCCATTAAGTCATACTCTGGTGCGACTGATACCACGGTCTGTGAGGATAACACCGCAACAGGCGCACAACTTACCAACATTGATACTGAAAGCTGCGATTAA
- the atpD gene encoding F0F1 ATP synthase subunit beta: MSTGKIVQVIGAVVDVEFPQTAVPQVYEALKLQAEGNQHDGMVFEVQQQLGGGVVRCIVMGPSEGLKRGMSMIATGGTIKVPVGTHTLGRIMNVLGDPIDEQGAIGEEERWSIHRDAPSYEDQANSTELLETGIKVIDLVCPFAKGGKVGLFGGAGVGKTVNMMELINNIATQHSGLSVFAGVGERTREGNDFYYEMQEAGVINADDLSQSKVAMVYGQMNEPPGNRLRVALTGLTMAEKFRDEGRDVLFFVDNIYRYTLAGTEVSALLGRMPSAVGYQPTLAEEMGVLQERITSTKTGSITSVQAVYVPADDLTDPSPATTFAHLDATVVLSRQIASLGIYPAVDPLDSTSRQLDPLIVGDEHYGVARKVQTVLQRYKELKDIIAILGMDELSEEDKLTVARARKIERFLSQPFFVAEVFTGAPGKYVSLKETIRGFKGILEGEYDHMPEQAFYMVGTIDEAVEKANKL; encoded by the coding sequence ATGAGTACAGGCAAGATCGTACAGGTCATCGGTGCTGTGGTGGACGTTGAGTTCCCCCAGACTGCTGTACCTCAGGTATACGAAGCCCTGAAACTCCAGGCCGAAGGTAACCAACACGACGGCATGGTTTTTGAAGTTCAGCAACAGCTGGGCGGCGGCGTTGTCCGTTGTATCGTTATGGGTCCTTCCGAGGGCCTCAAACGTGGCATGAGCATGATTGCCACTGGCGGCACCATTAAGGTTCCGGTAGGCACCCATACCTTGGGTCGTATCATGAACGTACTGGGCGACCCCATCGATGAGCAAGGTGCTATCGGTGAAGAAGAGCGTTGGTCTATCCACCGCGACGCGCCTAGCTACGAAGACCAAGCCAACAGCACCGAGCTGCTGGAAACCGGTATTAAAGTTATCGACTTGGTTTGTCCCTTTGCTAAGGGTGGTAAAGTCGGCCTGTTCGGTGGCGCCGGTGTAGGTAAGACCGTCAACATGATGGAACTTATCAACAACATCGCGACCCAGCACAGCGGTTTGTCCGTATTCGCCGGTGTTGGTGAACGGACCCGTGAAGGTAACGACTTCTACTACGAGATGCAGGAAGCGGGCGTAATCAACGCCGACGACCTGAGCCAGTCCAAAGTTGCCATGGTTTACGGCCAGATGAATGAGCCGCCGGGCAACCGTCTGCGCGTTGCGCTGACCGGCCTGACCATGGCCGAGAAGTTCCGTGACGAAGGCCGTGACGTACTGTTCTTCGTGGATAACATCTACCGTTACACCCTGGCTGGTACCGAAGTATCGGCACTGCTGGGTCGTATGCCTTCTGCCGTAGGTTACCAACCTACCCTGGCCGAAGAGATGGGTGTGCTGCAAGAGCGTATCACCTCCACCAAAACCGGTTCTATCACCTCCGTACAGGCGGTATACGTACCTGCGGATGACTTGACTGACCCGTCTCCTGCTACCACCTTCGCTCACTTGGATGCGACCGTGGTTCTGAGCCGTCAGATCGCGTCTTTGGGTATCTACCCTGCCGTTGACCCGCTGGATTCCACCAGCCGTCAGCTGGACCCATTGATCGTAGGTGACGAGCACTACGGTGTTGCCCGTAAGGTGCAAACCGTGCTCCAACGCTACAAAGAGCTGAAAGACATCATCGCCATCCTCGGTATGGACGAGCTGTCTGAAGAAGACAAACTGACCGTGGCTCGTGCTCGTAAAATCGAGCGCTTCCTGTCTCAGCCCTTCTTCGTGGCCGAAGTGTTCACCGGTGCGCCAGGTAAATATGTGTCCCTGAAAGAAACCATCCGTGGCTTCAAGGGCATCCTGGAAGGTGAATACGATCACATGCCAGAGCAGGCCTTCTACATGGTTGGTACTATCGACGAGGCAGTCGAGAAAGCCAATAAGCTCTAA